One genomic segment of Musa acuminata AAA Group cultivar baxijiao chromosome BXJ3-3, Cavendish_Baxijiao_AAA, whole genome shotgun sequence includes these proteins:
- the LOC135632669 gene encoding NAC domain-containing protein 58-like, translating to MSNPASLPPGFRFHPTDEELILHYLRNRASASPCPVPIIAEVDIYKYDPWDLPAKAAYGDREWYFFSPRDRKYPNGFRPNRAAASGYWKATGTDKPIHATHGNESVGVKKALVFYRGRPPKGVKTNWIMHEYRLAEAHASNSYRPVKPSDSSMRLDDWVLCRIYKKNNHLQSVPPPMDQAQIGSASSSKNSDQQSSLRPQPSSSISDIILENYSVLSHLFGDLPENSPLMAQQHLPCSSSRIDGNSSFLQQQTQMDPMGDGSGKRPPTMECYLDDSNRLLHPPKKQNCSNMFANFSEQFDSSLLEQHLFNQQLLLNSHLGLH from the exons ATGTCGAATCCTGCGTCGCTGCCGCCGGGGTTTCGTTTCCACCCCACCGACGAGGAGCTCATCCTTCACTACCTCCGCAACAGGGCGTCGGCGTCCCCATGCCCGGTGCCCATCATCGCCGAGGTCGACATCTACAAGTACGATCCATGGGACCTCCCCG CCAAAGCGGCGTACGGGGATCgcgagtggtacttcttcagcccCAGGGATCGCAAGTACCCTAACGGGTTCCGGCCGAACCGAGCCGCCGCGTCCGGGTACTGGAAGGCGACCGGCACCGACAAGCCGATCCACGCGACCCACGGGAACGAGAGCGTCGGGGTCAAGAAGGCGTTGGTGTTCTACAGAGGCAGGCCTCCCAAGGGAGTGAAGACGAACTGGATCATGCACGAGTACCGCCTGGCCGAAGCCCACGCCAGCAACAGCTACAGACCAGTGAAGCCGAGTGATTCCTCCATGAGG TTGGATGACTGGGTGCTGTGCCGCATCTACAAGAAGAACAACCATCTGCAGTCGGTGCCTCCGCCGATGGATCAAGCGCAGATAGGCTCGGCTTCGAGCTCCAAGAACTCGGACCAGCAAAGCAGTCTCAGGCCGCAGCCGTCGTCTTCCATATCTGACATCATCCTCGAGAACTACTCTGTGCTCTCACACCTGTTCGGCGACCTACCGGAGAACAGCCCTCTCATGGCCCAACAGCACTTACCTTGTAGCAGCAGCAGGATCGATGGCAACAGCAGCTTCCTCCAACAACAAACACAGATGGATCCGATGGGGGATGGCTCCGGGAAGCGGCCGCCGACGATGGAATGCTACTTAGACGACAGCAACCGGCTCTTACATCCTCCAAAGAAGCAGAACTGCTCGAACATGTTCGCCAACTTCTCCGAGCAGTTCGACAGCAGCTTGCTGGAGCAGCACCTCTTCAACCAACAGCTGCTCCTCAACTCCCACCTGGGATTGCACTGA
- the LOC135632908 gene encoding superoxide dismutase [Mn], mitochondrial-like, giving the protein MALRALFTKTPPTLASGLGPFASAGGSGTRWQGLCHARGLKVAALPDLEYDYGALEPAISGEIMRLHHQKHHKAYVSNYNDALEKLDAAMAKGDVPAVVRLQSAIKFNGGGHINHTIFWKNLKPVNEGGGEPPHATLGWAIDTDFGSLEALVQKMNAEGAALQGSGWVWLALDKERKKLLVEATANQDPLVTKGTNLVPLLGIDVWEHAYYLQYKNVKPEYLKNIWNVMNWKYASEVYDSEIA; this is encoded by the exons ATGGCGCTTCGAGCCCTCTTCACCAAGACACCCCCAACCCTAGCTTCCGGCCTCGGTCCCTTCGCCTCCGCCGGAGGCAGTGGGACGAGGTGGCAGGGGCTCTGCCACGCCCGGGGGCTCAAGGTCGCGGCGCTTCCGGACCTCGAGTACGACTACGGTGCCCTCGAGCCGGCCATCAGCGGGGAGATCATGCGGCTTCACCACCAGAAGCACCACAAGGCCTACGTCTCCAACTACAACGACGCCCTGGAGAAGCTCGACGCGGCCATGGCGAAGGGGGATGTCCCCGCTGTGGTCCGTCTGCAGAGCGCCATCAAGTTCAACGGCGGAG GCCATATCAACCACACAATCTTCTGGAAAAATCTCAAGCCTGTCAAT GAAGGTGGTGGCGAGCCTCCTCATGCCACACTAGGTTGGGCAATTGACACAGACTTTGGTTCCTTGGAGGCTCTGGTGCAGAAAATGAATGCAGAAGGTGCTGCCTTACAGGGATCTGGATGGGTG TGGTTAGCTCTAGATAAGGAGAGGAAGAAGCTCCTGGTTGAAGCCACTGCAAATCAG GATCCACTAGTGACCAAAGGCACAAACCTAGTTCCTCTGCTAGGTATCGATGTGTGGGAGCATGCATACTACCTGCAG TATAAAAATGTGAAGCCAGAGTATCTGAAGAACATTTGGAATGTTATGAACTGGAAATATGCCAGTGAAGTTTATGACAGCGAGATTGCTTGA
- the LOC103978611 gene encoding uncharacterized protein LOC103978611 isoform X1, producing the protein MARGKILAICQSGGEFITNSDGSMSYSGGEAHAIDINCEMSLSDLRSEISAMFNFNADTFSIKYFLPRNKRTLITISNDKDLQRMVDFHADSDTTDIFVTKKVESRIIRSVVADSGTSTDANTASVATLEEAKRQKLCINWDSMITGVGQVFSSPKAFRDALHKYAIANSFMYRFIKNDGSRVTAECTVEDCPWRIHASRSSAKQKFMIKKMNDIHTCGKELSKESRRLASQRWVASIIKDKLRDTPNYRPKDIAKDLQQEYGLSLNYSQAWRGKFIAKKELHNSHEEAFSQLSWFCERIIETNPGSVATLHTSDDSKFCFFVTFHASLYGFEHGCRPLLFLDGLSLKANKQWKLLAATAVDGQNDIYPVAFCVLDSEASENWHWFLVQLKSAFTLSRAITFVSSSQNGLEELPEVFEDSFHGYSEQQLIENFKKEMDESWTQELKNKMVGHLKRAICACKVDEFNESIENLRIQSKELAEWVLGMEPEFWSDAFFKGLRYGHYSSGAAEIFNDWVSTRYEPSVLQIVDILRCKLMEMMYSRRESSNTWTEVLVPSANQKVQEEMIKARSLSVACSSDSVFEVSDESTNVINIESRECTCRRWQVTGLPCIHALAVLERMNGCIYDYCSKYLMTECYQQAYSLSINPIPDVGGPVCADSFHAATTCPPRTRRLAGRPKEKPAEPRIIIKRAVRCSRCQGLGHNKQTCKAQI; encoded by the exons ATGGCAAGAGGGAAAATATTAGCTATTTGCCAATCTGGTGGAGAATTTATTACAAACAGTGATGGATCCATGTCTTACTCTGGTGGTGAAGCACATGCAATTGACATTAACTGTGAAATGTCACTCAGTGATTTGAGGTCAGAGATATCTGCTATGTTTAACTTCAATGCTGATACATTTTCAATTAAGTACTTCCTTCCAAGAAACAAACGGACTCTCATCACGATATCTAACGACAAGGACTTGCAGCGCATGGTTGATTTTCATGCAGATTCAGATACAACTGATATATTTGTCACAAAGAAGGTTGAAAGCAG GATAATTAGGAGTGTTGTAGCTGACTCTGGTACCTCCACTGACGCCAATACTGCCTCAGTAGCTACCCTTGAGGAAGCTAAACGGCAGAAATTATGCATCAATTGGGACAGTATGATCACTGGTGTAGGGCAGGTATTCTCTAGTCCAAAGGCTTTTCGCGATGCATTGCACAAATATGCCATTGCAAATAGCTTCATGTATAGATTCATTAAAAATGACGGATCTCGTGTAACTGCTGAATGTACTGTTGAGGATTGTCCGTGGAGAATACATGCATCCAGGTCATCAGCCAAGCAGAAATTTATGATTAAGAAGATGAATGACATTCATACATGTGGAAAGGAACTCAGTAAAGAAAGTCGTCGGCTTGCGTCTCAAAGATGGGTTGCTAGTATTATTAAGGACAAGTTGCGAGACACACCAAACTATAGGCCAAAGGATATTGCAAAAGATCTCCAACAAGAATATGGACTCAGCTTGAACTACTCACAAGCTTGGCGTGGAAAATTTATTGCCAAGAAAGAGCTTCACAATTCGCATGAAGAGGCTTTCAGTCAGTTGTCCTGGTTCTGCGAGAGGATAATAGAGACCAATCCAGGTAGTGTTGCAACATTACATACATCAGATGattctaaattttgtttctttgtcACCTTTCATGCCTCACTTTATGGGTTTGAGCATGGTTGCCGCCCCCTCCTTTTTCTTGATGGTTTATCTCTGAAAGCAAATAAACAATGGAAGTTATTGGCTGCAACTGCAGTTGATGGCCAGAATGATATCTACCCAGTTGCATTCTGTGTCCTAGATTCTGAGGCTAGTGAGAACTGGCATTGGTTTTTGGTACAGCTGAAATCTGCCTTTACTCTGTCTCGTGCCATCACCTTTGTTTCTAGCAGTCAAAATGGTTTGGAGGAGTTACCTGAGGTATTTGAGGACAGTTTTCATGGGTACAGCGAACAACAACTGATTGAAAATTTTAAGAAAGAGATGGATGAGTCCTGGACACAGGAACTGAAGAATAAAATGGTTGGTCATCTTAAAAGAGCCATATGTGCTTGTAAAGTTGACGAGTTCAATGAATCCATTGAAAACCTCAGGATTCAGTCCAAAGAACTTGCTGAATGGGTTTTGGGTATGGAACCGGAATTCTGGTCTGATGCCTTCTTCAAGGGTTTGAGATATGGGCATTACTCGTCTGGTGCTGCGGAGATATTCAATGACTGGGTATCAACAAGATACGAGCCATCGGTGCTTCAGATAGTTGACATCCTAAGGTGTAAGTTGATGGAGATGATGTACAGCCGTCGTGAGTCTTCAAACACATGGACTGAGGTGCTGGTACCTTCTGCCAATCAGAAGGTACAAGAGGAGATGATCAAAGCGCGCTCCCTGAGTGTGGCTTGTTCCAGTGACAGTGTGTTTGAGGTAAGCGATGAGTCGACCAATGTCATAAACATCGAGAGTAGGGAATGCACATGCCGAAGGTGGCAGGTTACGGGCTTACCTTGCATTCATGCTCTTGCTGTGCTCGAACGCATGAATGGATGCATTTATGATTACTGTTCCAAGTACCTCATGACAGAATGCTACCAGCAGGCATATTCATTGTCCATCAATCCCATACCTGACGTCGGTGGGCCGGTCTGTGCTGATTCTTTCCATGCTGCAACTACATGCCCTCCTCGAACCCGCCGGCTGGCAGGCCGACCGAAAGAAAAGCCCGCAGAACCAAGGATTATAATTAAAAGAGCAGTTCGCTGCAGCAGGTGCCAAGGGTTAGGGCATAATAAGCAGACATGCAAAGCACAAATTTAG
- the LOC135633513 gene encoding NAC domain-containing protein 87-like, translated as MVDVMEEGCMQLPPGFRFHPTDEEVITHYLAPKATNNSFSARAIGDVDLNKCEPWDLPSKARMGEAEWFFFCQKDRKYQTGTRTNRATEAGYWKATGKDKEIYRGIGVLVGMKKTLVFYRGRAPKGQKTSWVMHEYRLQGSDAPKSVEDEWVVCRVFHKNMGRRSPTPPPPPPPGIQRVKTLDPPRMNFQENPPIISAMMGTENQQAVDYRTSSNPPHNSYCLLPESANSGYLHHQDAAQRASASSAIMRHCKMDECWDTDLHVSWAMSKHYGDLHDPSSSAAVTDLDSIRWF; from the exons ATGGTTGATGTCATGGAGGAAGGCTGCATGCAGTTACCTCCTGGCTTCAGATTCCACCCCACAGATGAAGAGGTCATCACCCACTACCTCGCACCGAAGGCAACCAACAACAGCTTCAGTGCAAGAGCTATTGGAGATGTGGACTTGAACAAGTGCGAGCCGTGGGATCTCCCAA GCAAAGCGAGGATGGGAGAAGCGGAATGGTTCTTCTTCTGCCAGAAGGACAGGAAGTACCAAACTGGGACGAGGACCAACAGGGCCACAGAAGCTGGGTATTGGAAGGCCACAGGAAAGGACAAGGAGATCTATCGAGGGATAGGCGTTCTTGTGGGCATGAAGAAGACGCTCGTGTTCTATAGAGGAAGAGCTCCCAAAGGGCAGAAGACCAGTTGGGTGATGCATGAATACAGGCTTCAAGGCTCCGATGCCCCAAAGTCTGTCGAG GATGAATGGGTTGTGTGTAGGGTCTTTCACAAGAACATGGGGAGGAGAAgcccaacaccaccaccaccaccaccacctggaATACAAAGGGTTAAAACCCTCGACCCTCCTCGGATGAACTTCCAAGAGAATCCTCCCATCATCTCCGCCATGATGGGAACGGAGAACCAGCAGGCCGTGGACTATCGAACGAGCTCAAACCCACCTCACAACTCTTACTGCTTGCTCCCGGAGTCCGCGAACTCCGGCTACTTGCACCACCAGGACGCGGCGCAGAGAGCTTCGGCATCATCTGCCATCATGAGGCATTGCAAGATGGACGAGTGCTGGGACACAGACCTCCACGTCTCCTGGGCGATGTCGAAGCACTACGGTGACCTCCACGACCCTTCCTCGTCTGCAGCGGTCACAGATTTGGATAGCATTCGGTGGTTCTGA
- the LOC103978611 gene encoding uncharacterized protein LOC103978611 isoform X2, which translates to MVDFHADSDTTDIFVTKKVESRIIRSVVADSGTSTDANTASVATLEEAKRQKLCINWDSMITGVGQVFSSPKAFRDALHKYAIANSFMYRFIKNDGSRVTAECTVEDCPWRIHASRSSAKQKFMIKKMNDIHTCGKELSKESRRLASQRWVASIIKDKLRDTPNYRPKDIAKDLQQEYGLSLNYSQAWRGKFIAKKELHNSHEEAFSQLSWFCERIIETNPGSVATLHTSDDSKFCFFVTFHASLYGFEHGCRPLLFLDGLSLKANKQWKLLAATAVDGQNDIYPVAFCVLDSEASENWHWFLVQLKSAFTLSRAITFVSSSQNGLEELPEVFEDSFHGYSEQQLIENFKKEMDESWTQELKNKMVGHLKRAICACKVDEFNESIENLRIQSKELAEWVLGMEPEFWSDAFFKGLRYGHYSSGAAEIFNDWVSTRYEPSVLQIVDILRCKLMEMMYSRRESSNTWTEVLVPSANQKVQEEMIKARSLSVACSSDSVFEVSDESTNVINIESRECTCRRWQVTGLPCIHALAVLERMNGCIYDYCSKYLMTECYQQAYSLSINPIPDVGGPVCADSFHAATTCPPRTRRLAGRPKEKPAEPRIIIKRAVRCSRCQGLGHNKQTCKAQI; encoded by the exons ATGGTTGATTTTCATGCAGATTCAGATACAACTGATATATTTGTCACAAAGAAGGTTGAAAGCAG GATAATTAGGAGTGTTGTAGCTGACTCTGGTACCTCCACTGACGCCAATACTGCCTCAGTAGCTACCCTTGAGGAAGCTAAACGGCAGAAATTATGCATCAATTGGGACAGTATGATCACTGGTGTAGGGCAGGTATTCTCTAGTCCAAAGGCTTTTCGCGATGCATTGCACAAATATGCCATTGCAAATAGCTTCATGTATAGATTCATTAAAAATGACGGATCTCGTGTAACTGCTGAATGTACTGTTGAGGATTGTCCGTGGAGAATACATGCATCCAGGTCATCAGCCAAGCAGAAATTTATGATTAAGAAGATGAATGACATTCATACATGTGGAAAGGAACTCAGTAAAGAAAGTCGTCGGCTTGCGTCTCAAAGATGGGTTGCTAGTATTATTAAGGACAAGTTGCGAGACACACCAAACTATAGGCCAAAGGATATTGCAAAAGATCTCCAACAAGAATATGGACTCAGCTTGAACTACTCACAAGCTTGGCGTGGAAAATTTATTGCCAAGAAAGAGCTTCACAATTCGCATGAAGAGGCTTTCAGTCAGTTGTCCTGGTTCTGCGAGAGGATAATAGAGACCAATCCAGGTAGTGTTGCAACATTACATACATCAGATGattctaaattttgtttctttgtcACCTTTCATGCCTCACTTTATGGGTTTGAGCATGGTTGCCGCCCCCTCCTTTTTCTTGATGGTTTATCTCTGAAAGCAAATAAACAATGGAAGTTATTGGCTGCAACTGCAGTTGATGGCCAGAATGATATCTACCCAGTTGCATTCTGTGTCCTAGATTCTGAGGCTAGTGAGAACTGGCATTGGTTTTTGGTACAGCTGAAATCTGCCTTTACTCTGTCTCGTGCCATCACCTTTGTTTCTAGCAGTCAAAATGGTTTGGAGGAGTTACCTGAGGTATTTGAGGACAGTTTTCATGGGTACAGCGAACAACAACTGATTGAAAATTTTAAGAAAGAGATGGATGAGTCCTGGACACAGGAACTGAAGAATAAAATGGTTGGTCATCTTAAAAGAGCCATATGTGCTTGTAAAGTTGACGAGTTCAATGAATCCATTGAAAACCTCAGGATTCAGTCCAAAGAACTTGCTGAATGGGTTTTGGGTATGGAACCGGAATTCTGGTCTGATGCCTTCTTCAAGGGTTTGAGATATGGGCATTACTCGTCTGGTGCTGCGGAGATATTCAATGACTGGGTATCAACAAGATACGAGCCATCGGTGCTTCAGATAGTTGACATCCTAAGGTGTAAGTTGATGGAGATGATGTACAGCCGTCGTGAGTCTTCAAACACATGGACTGAGGTGCTGGTACCTTCTGCCAATCAGAAGGTACAAGAGGAGATGATCAAAGCGCGCTCCCTGAGTGTGGCTTGTTCCAGTGACAGTGTGTTTGAGGTAAGCGATGAGTCGACCAATGTCATAAACATCGAGAGTAGGGAATGCACATGCCGAAGGTGGCAGGTTACGGGCTTACCTTGCATTCATGCTCTTGCTGTGCTCGAACGCATGAATGGATGCATTTATGATTACTGTTCCAAGTACCTCATGACAGAATGCTACCAGCAGGCATATTCATTGTCCATCAATCCCATACCTGACGTCGGTGGGCCGGTCTGTGCTGATTCTTTCCATGCTGCAACTACATGCCCTCCTCGAACCCGCCGGCTGGCAGGCCGACCGAAAGAAAAGCCCGCAGAACCAAGGATTATAATTAAAAGAGCAGTTCGCTGCAGCAGGTGCCAAGGGTTAGGGCATAATAAGCAGACATGCAAAGCACAAATTTAG